Genomic segment of Octadecabacter arcticus 238:
CTGTTTAGGTCGCGTACCGCGCAAGGAATGTGTCGACCGCACCGACCACGATTCGCTTTTTCTGAGTGTCATCAAATGACGTGTCCATGCTGAATATGAGGCGCGGAAACAGGTCAGCCTTGCAAAGTTCACTAAACTGATCGGCGGCCAATGGCAGATCGTCGATCTCCAGCTCGTTGCGTGAAATGCCAACTTTCATGAATGCAATCAACCGATCCCGCACCAGTGCGGGGCCGCTCTCGTAAAACTCACGTCCCAATTCGGGAAACCGATCACTTTCGGCAACACACAGCCGGAAAACCCTTTGGCCGAAATTTGACGTGAAGAAATTAACCATCTGCCACGCGGCTTCCGTCAAAACGGTGCCAACAGGAAGGGACATATCAATGGTTTCAACGGCTGCTTCCGCTTGCCGGATGCATTCGGATTTGGCGACTTCCATGAACAAAAAACGCTTGTCTGGAAAGTAGCTGTAGAGCGTCGCCTTGGAAACGCCGGCGGCGCGGGCAATGTCGTCAACGCTCGCACCCTCAAAACCATCTGACATAAAAATTTCGCGCGCGCCGTCAAGAACTTGGTCGAACTTGCGCCCGCGCTTCACCTTAGGTGGTCCGTCAGCCATGAATGGTCTCCTTGCCCAACCCTATAAACTGAACCGTTTAGATCGGGCAAGGAGGGGCTGGGTTTATTCCTGAACCATGCACAGGCCAGATATCGCGTCTGGCGACACACAGTCTTTGGAGACTGTGACGTCCGCAGCGGGCGGGAACGATAAGTTTGGAAGAGAAAATGAGAAGCCGCCGGCCGTTGCGGACGTGGCGAGCATCAGGGTCGTTGCGGTGACAAGTGCGATGCGTTTCATAGTGCGTGCCTTTCAGGTGAACTTGATTTCCAAATAACTAAACCGATCAGTTTAGTTACGCAAGCATTAAATGAACTGATCGGTTCACTTTATGCACTTGATGCTGTCCCAAAGAGGGGTACATTAGAACAATTCTAACAATGAGGCACGACATGATCCCTGGAGTTTCCAGCAGAAAGCGGTTCTCTGACCTTGCTGAGCAAGAAGTCCTCGCGCTTGCAATTTCGTCAGAAGAAGATGACGCACAAATTTATCGCAGCTACGCCCAGCGCCTCCGCGAGGATTTTCCCGCTTCAGCTGCAATATTTGATGGCATGGCCGTTGAAGAAGACGAACATCGTCGTCGCCTCATAGATCTGCACCAGTCCCGTTTTGGTGACACAATCCTGCTAATCCGCCGCGAACATGTCGCTGGATTTTACGCACGCCGCCCCGTTTGGCTTATCGAAAACCTCGGCCTTGATCGCATTCGCGATGAGGCCCGCCAAATGGAACGCGACGCACAACGCTTCTACGAAACGGCGGCCAAGACAACGACCGACGCGGCAACCCGCAAACTGCTGGGCGACCTTGCCGCAGCAGAGGCGGGACATTCCGAACGGGCGGTTGAGCTGCTTGAGGAAAAAGTAAGCCCGGATGCCGACACAGAAGAAAAGGACGCAGCGCATCGGCAGTTTGTTCTGACGTGGGTGCAGCCTGGATTGGCGGGGCTGATGGACGGGTCCGTCTCGACCCTCGCGCCGATCTTCGCCGTTGCCTTCGCGACTCAAAACACGTGGACGACATTTCTTGTCGGTCTTGCCGCCAGCATCGGCGCGGGTATTTCCATGGGCTTTACCGAAGCCGCCAGTGACGACGGGCAAATTTCCGGTCGTGGCGCGCCGTGGAAACGCGGGGTTGCGTCGGGTGTGATGACAACGCTTGGTGGCCTTGGTCATGCGATGCCGTATCTCATCACCGATTTCTGGACCGCAACAATCATCGCAATCATCGTGGTTTTCATCGAACTTTGGGCAATTGCATGGATCCAAAACCGTTACATGCAAACTCCATTCTTTCGCGCGGCTTT
This window contains:
- a CDS encoding TetR/AcrR family transcriptional regulator; translation: MADGPPKVKRGRKFDQVLDGAREIFMSDGFEGASVDDIARAAGVSKATLYSYFPDKRFLFMEVAKSECIRQAEAAVETIDMSLPVGTVLTEAAWQMVNFFTSNFGQRVFRLCVAESDRFPELGREFYESGPALVRDRLIAFMKVGISRNELEIDDLPLAADQFSELCKADLFPRLIFSMDTSFDDTQKKRIVVGAVDTFLARYAT
- the mbfA gene encoding iron exporter MbfA, with protein sequence MIPGVSSRKRFSDLAEQEVLALAISSEEDDAQIYRSYAQRLREDFPASAAIFDGMAVEEDEHRRRLIDLHQSRFGDTILLIRREHVAGFYARRPVWLIENLGLDRIRDEARQMERDAQRFYETAAKTTTDAATRKLLGDLAAAEAGHSERAVELLEEKVSPDADTEEKDAAHRQFVLTWVQPGLAGLMDGSVSTLAPIFAVAFATQNTWTTFLVGLAASIGAGISMGFTEAASDDGQISGRGAPWKRGVASGVMTTLGGLGHAMPYLITDFWTATIIAIIVVFIELWAIAWIQNRYMQTPFFRAAFQVVLGGALVLAAGILIGSG